Proteins found in one Fibrobacter sp. genomic segment:
- a CDS encoding maltotransferase domain-containing protein, with translation MATIPTLKDNLVIENIRPNIEGGRFMIKREPGDSVTLQADIFRHSHEKYDAAIFYRHVSKKKWEKAPMHFVDNDLWEGTFTVNSIGYYEYKICAWTLEPKDVPTESPVMKLRVDPSYSRIGTWYEMWPKSQGTDPKKSATWKDCENQLDYIADLGFDTVYLVPIHPIGVTNRKGANNALHAKVDKKGNPLEPGCPYAVGNKHGGHYDVDPELGTMKDFEHFAKTARSKGLRLALDIALNCSPDHPYVKSHPEWFYHEPDGSIKFAENPPKKYEDIYPFDYYNENYKALWKEIENIILFWADKGVEIFRIDNPHTKPFPFWEWLIADVKEKRPELVFLAEAFTRPKMMHRLAKSGFDMSYTYFAWRSAKWEFEQYLKELTQSDAKEYMRGIFFPTTPDIFPKYLAYKGPNAFKQRYFLAGTLSSLTGMYNGYELCENIPSPVKEELADSEKYQYKVHNWKGPGIQDFVRRVNTARLEHVALQEYDNLEFHYCANDQLMVYSKKSGDDVILCVCNMDMDNVQEGMVELDMGKLGLAPDSFYFLKDLITDESFVWRGNRNFVRLDPAKAPGHLLVLKKI, from the coding sequence ATGGCAACCATTCCTACTCTAAAAGACAATCTCGTTATCGAGAATATCCGCCCGAACATCGAGGGCGGGCGTTTCATGATCAAGCGTGAACCCGGCGATTCCGTGACTCTCCAGGCCGACATTTTCCGCCACAGCCACGAGAAGTACGACGCCGCGATTTTCTACCGCCACGTGAGCAAGAAGAAGTGGGAAAAGGCCCCCATGCATTTCGTGGACAACGACCTCTGGGAAGGCACGTTCACCGTCAACAGCATCGGCTACTACGAATACAAGATTTGCGCCTGGACTTTGGAACCCAAGGACGTCCCGACGGAAAGCCCCGTGATGAAGCTCCGCGTGGACCCGTCGTACAGCCGTATCGGCACATGGTACGAGATGTGGCCCAAGAGCCAGGGTACCGACCCCAAGAAGAGCGCCACCTGGAAGGACTGCGAAAACCAGCTCGACTACATCGCCGACCTCGGCTTCGATACCGTCTACCTCGTGCCTATCCACCCGATTGGCGTCACCAACCGCAAGGGCGCGAACAATGCCCTGCATGCCAAGGTCGACAAGAAGGGCAATCCGCTCGAACCGGGATGCCCGTATGCCGTAGGCAACAAGCACGGCGGCCATTACGACGTGGACCCGGAACTCGGTACCATGAAGGACTTCGAGCATTTCGCGAAGACCGCGCGCAGCAAGGGCCTCCGCCTCGCGCTCGATATCGCGCTCAACTGCAGCCCGGACCACCCTTACGTGAAGAGCCATCCGGAATGGTTCTACCATGAACCCGACGGCAGCATCAAGTTTGCCGAGAACCCGCCCAAGAAGTATGAGGACATCTACCCGTTCGACTACTACAACGAGAACTACAAGGCGTTGTGGAAAGAAATCGAGAACATCATCCTGTTCTGGGCCGACAAGGGCGTCGAAATTTTCCGTATCGACAACCCGCACACCAAGCCGTTCCCGTTCTGGGAATGGCTCATCGCTGACGTGAAGGAAAAGCGCCCGGAACTCGTGTTCCTCGCCGAAGCCTTCACGCGCCCGAAGATGATGCATCGCCTGGCCAAGTCGGGTTTCGACATGAGCTACACGTATTTCGCCTGGCGCTCTGCCAAGTGGGAATTCGAACAGTACCTGAAGGAACTCACCCAGAGCGACGCGAAGGAATACATGCGCGGCATCTTCTTCCCGACCACTCCGGACATTTTCCCGAAATACCTCGCTTACAAGGGCCCGAACGCCTTCAAGCAGCGCTACTTCCTCGCGGGTACGCTTAGCAGCCTTACGGGCATGTACAACGGTTACGAACTGTGCGAAAACATCCCCTCGCCGGTCAAGGAAGAACTCGCCGACAGCGAAAAGTACCAGTACAAGGTCCACAACTGGAAGGGCCCGGGTATCCAGGACTTCGTGCGTCGTGTGAACACCGCCCGCCTGGAACATGTGGCCCTGCAGGAATACGACAACCTCGAATTCCACTATTGCGCCAACGACCAGCTGATGGTGTACTCCAAGAAGTCTGGCGACGACGTGATCCTCTGCGTTTGCAACATGGACATGGACAACGTGCAGGAAGGCATGGTGGAACTCGACATGGGCAAGCTTGGGCTCGCGCCGGATTCGTTCTACTTCTTGAAGGACCTGATTACCGACGAGAGCTTCGTGTGGCGCGGCAACCGCAACTTCGTACGCCTTGACCCCGCGAAGGCCCCCGGCCACCTGCTCGTGCTCAAGAAGATCTAG